A single region of the Anaerolineales bacterium genome encodes:
- a CDS encoding ATP-binding protein: MSRRSVYPFTAIVGQERMKRALILNAINPGIGGVLIRGERGTAKSTAARALAALLPEIEVVVNCRFGCDPLRPDQYCDECRDRIANGETLATTRRTIQLVDLPVSATEDRVVGTLDLEKAIKRGERHFDPGILAAANRGILYVDEVNLLDDHVVDLLLDSAAMGINVVEREGISFQHPARFILVGTMNPEEGDLRPQLLDRFALSVDVHGIADPRDRIAILERHIGYETNADAFRTQWQLREDGLSREIAQARELVDRVGYTPRDLYTIASLTASLRIDGHRADLVILKTARAHAAFEGRNAITERDIMLAAELALPHRLKRGPFHDVQGSLSDLGDKVEQFSSEYREGDAVQNATPTNTDSVKKKVSL; this comes from the coding sequence ATGTCGAGACGATCTGTCTACCCCTTCACCGCAATTGTCGGGCAAGAGCGCATGAAACGCGCCCTGATTCTGAATGCAATTAACCCGGGTATCGGCGGCGTGCTGATTCGCGGCGAGCGCGGGACGGCAAAATCCACAGCGGCACGGGCATTGGCGGCGCTCCTGCCTGAAATTGAGGTCGTCGTCAACTGTCGTTTCGGCTGCGATCCCCTTCGTCCAGACCAATATTGCGATGAATGTCGTGACCGCATTGCCAATGGCGAAACACTTGCCACCACCCGCCGCACGATCCAACTGGTTGATCTGCCCGTCAGCGCGACGGAAGATCGCGTGGTGGGAACGCTTGACCTTGAAAAAGCGATCAAGCGCGGCGAACGGCATTTTGATCCGGGCATTTTAGCCGCGGCAAATCGGGGCATTCTTTACGTTGATGAGGTGAACCTGCTTGATGATCACGTTGTCGATCTCCTGCTCGATTCAGCGGCGATGGGCATTAATGTTGTCGAGCGGGAGGGGATCAGCTTTCAACATCCAGCACGCTTTATCCTTGTTGGGACGATGAACCCCGAAGAAGGTGACCTTCGTCCGCAGTTGCTAGATCGTTTTGCCCTCTCGGTCGATGTTCACGGCATTGCCGATCCGCGTGACCGGATTGCTATTCTGGAACGACACATCGGTTACGAGACGAACGCCGATGCCTTCCGCACCCAGTGGCAGCTGCGTGAAGATGGGCTGAGCCGCGAGATTGCCCAAGCGCGGGAACTTGTGGATCGCGTTGGCTATACCCCCCGTGATTTGTATACGATTGCCAGCCTCACCGCCAGCTTGCGCATTGACGGACATCGCGCCGATCTGGTGATCTTGAAAACAGCACGCGCTCACGCCGCCTTTGAGGGGCGCAACGCCATCACCGAACGGGATATTATGTTGGCGGCAGAGTTGGCGCTCCCCCACCGTTTGAAGCGTGGTCCCTTCCATGACGTACAGGGCAGCCTGAGCGACCTCGGTGACAAGGTGGAGCAGTTTTCCAGCGAATACCGCGAGGGCGACGCCGTTCAGAATGCAACGCCCACCAACACGGATTCAGTGAAAAAAAAAGTGAGTCTGTAG
- the tgt gene encoding tRNA guanosine(34) transglycosylase Tgt — MFAYELHATCGSARAGVFHTPHGAVQTPIFAPVGTQATVKAVSPRDLHDLGASLILSNTYHLYMRPGDTLIAEQGGLHRFMGWDRAILTDSGGFQVFSLGALRLIDDEGVTFRSHLDGSTHRFTPERSIQIQHNLGADIMMCFDECPPPLDRETVRAACERTHAWARRCLDEHQRSGNLDQQALFGIVQGGVFPDLRAHSAETLRALEFPGYAVGGLAVGETKAQMLATLDQVMPLLPTDRPRYLMGVGSPEDLVNGVARGIDIFDCVLPTRLARNGSAMTRRGRLNLRNLQYASDAQPLEAGCTCYTCRTFSRAYIRHLVKANEILGHHLLTLHNLHLLLTLMREMRAAILDGTFHSYAVDFLANYRPTSKETPTP, encoded by the coding sequence TTGTTCGCATACGAGCTACACGCCACCTGCGGATCGGCACGCGCCGGGGTTTTTCATACCCCACACGGCGCGGTTCAAACCCCGATCTTTGCGCCGGTTGGCACACAAGCCACCGTGAAGGCGGTCTCCCCCCGTGATCTCCATGATCTGGGCGCATCCTTGATTCTTTCCAATACCTACCACCTCTACATGCGCCCGGGCGACACCTTGATTGCCGAACAAGGCGGGCTGCACCGCTTCATGGGTTGGGATCGGGCGATTCTCACGGATAGCGGGGGATTTCAGGTCTTTAGTTTAGGGGCACTGCGCCTCATTGATGATGAGGGCGTCACCTTCCGCAGCCACCTTGACGGCTCTACCCATCGCTTTACCCCCGAACGCTCAATCCAAATTCAGCACAACCTCGGCGCCGATATCATGATGTGTTTTGATGAGTGTCCGCCGCCGCTTGACCGCGAAACAGTACGTGCTGCCTGTGAACGCACCCACGCTTGGGCGCGGCGCTGTTTAGACGAACATCAGCGCTCTGGAAATCTCGATCAACAAGCCCTTTTTGGCATTGTCCAGGGGGGGGTTTTCCCCGACCTGCGGGCGCACTCGGCGGAAACCTTACGCGCCCTTGAGTTTCCCGGTTATGCCGTCGGCGGGCTGGCGGTGGGCGAGACAAAAGCGCAAATGCTGGCAACGCTCGATCAGGTTATGCCCCTTCTGCCCACTGATCGCCCTCGCTATTTGATGGGTGTTGGTAGTCCAGAAGACTTGGTGAATGGCGTCGCACGGGGAATCGACATCTTTGATTGCGTTCTCCCCACACGCCTTGCCCGCAACGGCTCAGCAATGACCCGCCGGGGGCGGCTTAACCTGCGCAACCTGCAATATGCCAGCGATGCCCAGCCCCTAGAGGCGGGCTGCACCTGCTATACCTGCCGCACCTTCTCGCGGGCATACATCCGCCACCTCGTCAAGGCAAACGAAATTCTCGGACACCACCTGCTCACCCTCCATAACCTCCATCTCTTGCTCACCTTAATGCGCGAAATGCGTGCAGCCATTCTGGATGGCACGTTTCACTCATATGCTGTGGACTTTCTGGCGAACTACCGTCCGACCAGCAAGGAGACGCCAACACCCTAA
- a CDS encoding substrate-binding domain-containing protein encodes MIRLRLSGAKRSLVVLSLALAGCGTPLPASNPTPEAYTLRLITDNASAPLLYDLVSAYTSTRALIVWDIQVSDGAAVADWLQAGRAPYAFWGMLPDAVNNAPDYWLAPVGIGGVAFVVHPTNTVSDLSPDQVRNILSGRIVNWAELGGADRPIVVVARGESSTEGQLVQRIVLGDRRIRPDARLALTGKALIDLVAEEPGAAGFVSVGYLSSAVRPLALEGIPPTPQTLGEETYPLRSPIVIAGLEAPGDDAYRAFFAWVQSPAGQAVVQAQHGGIPAVERP; translated from the coding sequence TTGATACGCTTACGACTCAGCGGGGCGAAACGCTCGCTGGTGGTGTTGTCGCTGGCGCTGGCGGGCTGTGGTACGCCGCTGCCTGCCAGCAACCCGACCCCCGAAGCGTATACCTTGCGCCTGATTACCGATAACGCCAGCGCCCCGCTGCTCTACGATTTAGTGAGCGCCTATACCTCCACCCGCGCCCTGATCGTCTGGGATATTCAGGTCAGTGACGGGGCGGCGGTGGCGGATTGGCTACAGGCAGGGCGTGCGCCTTACGCCTTTTGGGGAATGTTGCCCGATGCCGTCAACAATGCCCCCGATTATTGGTTAGCGCCGGTGGGTATTGGCGGGGTTGCCTTTGTCGTCCACCCAACAAACACGGTTAGCGATCTGTCCCCCGATCAGGTGCGCAATATTTTGAGTGGGCGCATTGTGAATTGGGCGGAACTGGGCGGAGCAGATCGTCCGATTGTGGTTGTGGCGCGGGGGGAGAGCAGCACAGAGGGGCAGCTTGTCCAGCGCATTGTCCTCGGTGATAGACGGATTCGCCCTGATGCACGCTTGGCGCTGACGGGCAAGGCGCTAATCGACCTTGTGGCGGAAGAACCCGGCGCGGCGGGCTTTGTCTCGGTGGGCTATCTTTCTTCGGCGGTGCGCCCACTGGCATTGGAAGGAATCCCCCCTACGCCGCAGACGCTTGGCGAGGAAACCTATCCACTCCGCTCGCCCATTGTTATTGCCGGATTGGAAGCCCCCGGCGACGACGCCTACCGCGCTTTTTTCGCCTGGGTACAAAGTCCGGCAGGGCAAGCGGTTGTCCAAGCGCAGCATGGTGGTATTCCGGCAGTGGAACGCCCGTAA
- a CDS encoding ABC transporter ATP-binding protein, translating to MSDSSPVAAKISVEGVTIRYAGRAGIGEVTAIEAVDLTIAVGEFVVIVGPSGCGKTTLLRAIGGLQGVLSGRITVAHSDPQRPASAMVFQGASVFPWLTVTENVAYGLRTRGLPYAERIERAREWIGRVGLTKFAEAYPHQLSGGMRQRVGLARAFAYDPEILLMDEPFGALDAQTRLILQETLLMLWQSSGATVVFVTHSIDEALSLADRVVIMSARPGRIIGEEQVTLSRPRQTVSLRQDPQYGTLFGRVWARLRDEVG from the coding sequence ATGAGCGATTCCAGTCCCGTCGCCGCTAAGATCAGCGTGGAGGGCGTTACCATACGCTATGCTGGACGTGCCGGCATAGGAGAAGTGACCGCCATTGAAGCCGTTGATCTGACGATTGCGGTGGGCGAATTCGTCGTCATTGTCGGTCCGAGCGGCTGCGGCAAGACGACTCTCTTACGTGCCATCGGCGGGCTGCAGGGCGTCCTCAGCGGGCGGATCACCGTCGCCCACAGCGATCCGCAGCGCCCCGCTTCAGCGATGGTCTTTCAGGGGGCGTCCGTGTTTCCCTGGCTGACGGTGACCGAAAATGTCGCTTATGGGCTGCGAACACGCGGGCTGCCCTATGCCGAACGCATCGAACGGGCGCGGGAGTGGATCGGGCGGGTGGGCTTGACGAAATTTGCCGAGGCATACCCCCACCAACTCTCCGGCGGGATGCGCCAGCGCGTTGGCTTGGCGCGGGCGTTTGCCTATGATCCCGAAATATTGCTGATGGATGAGCCGTTTGGGGCGCTGGATGCCCAAACACGCCTGATCCTCCAAGAGACATTGCTTATGCTTTGGCAAAGCAGCGGGGCAACCGTTGTGTTTGTGACGCACAGCATTGATGAGGCGCTCTCGCTGGCGGATCGGGTGGTGATCATGTCGGCGCGTCCGGGGCGAATCATCGGGGAGGAACAGGTCACCCTTTCCCGCCCGCGCCAGACGGTCAGCCTGCGCCAAGACCCCCAATATGGCACGCTCTTTGGGCGCGTCTGGGCGCGTCTGCGGGACGAAGTAGGATGA
- a CDS encoding PH domain-containing protein → MQPPQPIYQQETLIGEWRRSMWSIGFWLRVVGTATLYYWLLWKKNQIVLTDRRVTQRMGGILGGKEISITIANITNVEIDTPPLGAIMGFADIRISSAAGGRTDQINFKTLHRPDTLKAAIYRQQDTIRRSATFPGQEGTMR, encoded by the coding sequence ATGCAACCCCCTCAACCTATCTATCAACAAGAAACCTTGATCGGCGAATGGCGGCGGAGCATGTGGAGCATCGGCTTCTGGCTGCGCGTCGTCGGCACGGCAACGCTCTATTACTGGCTGCTGTGGAAGAAAAACCAGATCGTCCTCACGGATCGGCGCGTCACACAACGAATGGGCGGCATCCTCGGCGGCAAGGAAATTTCGATCACCATTGCCAATATCACGAATGTCGAAATTGACACCCCGCCCCTCGGCGCGATCATGGGCTTTGCCGATATTCGGATCAGTTCGGCGGCGGGTGGGCGCACCGATCAGATCAACTTCAAGACGCTCCATCGCCCCGATACCCTGAAAGCGGCAATCTATCGCCAGCAAGACACCATCCGCCGCAGCGCCACCTTTCCCGGACAGGAAGGAACGATGCGCTGA
- the menA gene encoding 1,4-dihydroxy-2-naphthoate octaprenyltransferase, whose translation MSRLRLSRRWLSVLSPVVVLLLWEVLVQLGVLNRRFFPQPSRIIETLYTLAQSGQLWNELGISTLRIISGFLIGALLGIFLGLLIGISQTASAILRPLITAINPIPKIALIPFVVLALGFTEWARVLSMAISVMPIMLLDTAAAVGRIDPTYFEVAKSYRASRWAVFWTVALPASLPSIMNSVKLGLSYSLTLIIGVELFGAQQGIGKFIWDSANLYAVNKLGAGIVAIAITGWLITALIDLITPSLIPWQPRPVEAALEESPVQRALRIWWRAARPWSYTAATVPALLGTVIAAYQGHFNLAHAVLVVVGSVALQAGTNLINDYYDHRKGADTEKSLGVGGAIQRGELTPRQVFWGGIAAFGLGSLIGLYFVSQYGAFILALGLLSVLAGFFYTAGPSALAYIGLGEITVFVFMGPVIVVGAYVVQAGQISWEALIASLPIGFLVAAILHANNLRDLEQDRAIGKRTLATILGRERATIEYYILVGGTYVALAISVLVGGAPLSALLGMLTLPMAWGLMQRVSVTSEPAALNPILRKTAQLHARFGMLLVGGWLIALCLALLNKS comes from the coding sequence ATGAGTCGTTTACGCCTCAGCCGCCGTTGGCTTTCTGTCCTCTCGCCAGTGGTCGTCCTCCTTCTGTGGGAAGTTCTTGTTCAGTTGGGCGTGCTGAACCGTCGCTTCTTCCCGCAGCCCTCCCGCATCATCGAGACGCTCTACACCCTTGCCCAAAGCGGGCAGTTGTGGAATGAATTGGGGATCAGCACCCTACGGATTATCTCAGGCTTTCTGATCGGCGCACTCCTCGGCATTTTCTTGGGGCTGCTGATTGGGATTAGCCAGACCGCCAGCGCCATCCTCCGCCCGCTGATCACGGCGATCAATCCGATCCCCAAAATCGCCCTGATTCCCTTCGTCGTTCTCGCCCTGGGCTTCACCGAATGGGCGCGCGTCCTTTCGATGGCGATCAGCGTCATGCCGATCATGCTTTTGGACACGGCGGCGGCGGTGGGGCGCATTGATCCGACCTATTTTGAGGTGGCAAAAAGCTACCGTGCCTCGCGGTGGGCGGTGTTTTGGACGGTGGCACTTCCGGCAAGCCTGCCTAGCATCATGAACAGCGTGAAGTTAGGCTTATCCTATTCCCTAACGTTGATCATCGGCGTTGAACTCTTTGGCGCACAGCAAGGGATTGGAAAGTTCATCTGGGACAGCGCCAACCTTTATGCGGTGAACAAACTGGGCGCGGGGATTGTTGCCATTGCCATCACTGGCTGGCTGATCACCGCCCTCATCGACCTGATCACGCCGAGCCTGATCCCCTGGCAGCCGCGCCCGGTGGAGGCAGCCTTAGAGGAATCGCCTGTTCAACGCGCCCTGCGCATTTGGTGGCGTGCCGCCCGCCCCTGGAGCTATACCGCCGCCACCGTCCCCGCCCTTTTGGGGACGGTCATCGCCGCTTATCAGGGGCATTTCAACCTTGCCCATGCGGTGCTTGTCGTCGTTGGGTCGGTGGCGCTCCAAGCGGGGACGAACCTGATCAACGATTACTACGATCACCGCAAGGGCGCCGATACCGAGAAATCACTGGGCGTTGGCGGGGCGATTCAACGCGGCGAACTAACTCCCCGTCAGGTGTTTTGGGGAGGCATTGCCGCCTTTGGTCTAGGATCGCTCATCGGGTTGTATTTCGTCAGCCAATATGGAGCGTTCATCCTCGCCTTGGGACTGCTCAGCGTCCTTGCTGGTTTTTTCTACACCGCCGGACCCTCCGCATTGGCGTACATTGGCTTGGGCGAGATTACCGTGTTCGTCTTTATGGGACCGGTGATTGTTGTAGGGGCATATGTCGTGCAGGCGGGGCAGATTAGTTGGGAGGCGCTGATCGCCTCGCTACCCATTGGCTTTTTGGTTGCCGCTATTCTCCATGCCAACAACCTCCGTGATCTTGAGCAGGATCGGGCGATTGGCAAACGCACCCTAGCCACGATCTTGGGGCGGGAGCGGGCGACTATCGAATATTACATCCTTGTCGGGGGGACGTATGTGGCGCTGGCGATCAGTGTCCTTGTTGGCGGCGCCCCCCTTTCGGCGCTTTTAGGGATGCTCACCTTGCCGATGGCGTGGGGGCTGATGCAGCGCGTCTCGGTGACGAGTGAACCCGCCGCCCTGAACCCCATTTTGCGCAAGACGGCGCAGCTTCACGCTCGCTTTGGGATGCTGCTGGTCGGCGGGTGGCTGATCGCACTCTGTTTAGCGCTGCTGAACAAGAGCTAA
- a CDS encoding EthD family reductase → MKNITAVEASQAGRLPFKAVLRYCMGMVKLTILYKTPINSAVDFEARYIGNLALMEAMPGIMRRQACLVLGAPGGQSPYHRMLELYFSDFEMLDQALRSPQGQRAGADLMSFAKDSELIFAEVWEE, encoded by the coding sequence TTGAAGAATATCACAGCAGTCGAAGCCAGTCAAGCCGGAAGGTTGCCCTTTAAGGCTGTCTTGCGCTATTGTATGGGCATGGTCAAACTTACCATTCTCTACAAAACCCCAATAAACAGCGCCGTTGATTTTGAGGCGCGTTATATAGGCAACCTTGCTCTGATGGAAGCGATGCCGGGGATCATGCGCCGGCAGGCGTGCCTCGTTTTGGGCGCTCCCGGTGGGCAATCCCCTTACCATCGGATGCTTGAACTTTACTTTTCCGATTTCGAGATGCTCGATCAAGCGCTGCGCTCCCCACAGGGGCAGCGTGCCGGCGCAGATTTGATGAGCTTTGCCAAGGATTCTGAACTGATCTTTGCCGAGGTGTGGGAGGAATAA
- a CDS encoding DUF3352 domain-containing protein, giving the protein MKRLLFLLLCAVLVIPLMIPMSAAQAGGSPHVGRSTSASANADLAGLFDAGSLLYIALRTDDGYLKELGDLASAITLKATGRALPPLETLLQLGLANSGFDYQQDIRSWVGDQAAFGIGNLSRFATKETITKLTLYEAPILLAIEVKDKAKAEAFIDKLLANARIELEKSPGEVIAWDADVVPVAVQLSSDLLLIGTTQGISRTLMRDRKLNQDPAFQYALGLLSAPAYNALVYVDTPQLGNLLRANIEGVGGNFGPSELVLLHLGALGQLAVGATILDGRSFVLDVAQVIDPKMAAEMSITPGTRPINEAFLKILPRSGLIAQSADFPKQLDLIIGALIAQTRRTSGLELTREGIFAEFSKRFHEATGLDLNADVLANLADADYASFIRYIPPPLGQPTLFDRAIDPQAKVSLKDFATGIAFQIKDPAKGEALKKALYTSLERAKTNGAPLEFGTKQIGTVEVKTVTISAAGLPEPLSVVVDYIGEAFVIATANTFDDMEIFGRAPLYEEARAYALPNATSVFYMDQEGLTFLMDANAASAVGTNRIFRRIMRNLQTTATPESPDAELVEDRRIFQEALANGRKIATVLSTSTISTAASPKGDALIRFVVTVAR; this is encoded by the coding sequence ATGAAGCGATTGCTCTTTCTTTTGCTCTGCGCCGTGTTGGTAATTCCACTGATGATTCCGATGAGCGCTGCACAAGCGGGGGGGTCCCCGCACGTCGGGCGTTCCACCTCTGCCAGCGCCAACGCTGACCTCGCCGGTCTGTTTGATGCCGGGTCGCTGCTCTACATTGCCCTGCGGACGGACGATGGCTATCTGAAGGAACTTGGCGATCTTGCCTCGGCGATTACCTTAAAAGCCACCGGACGGGCGCTGCCCCCGTTGGAGACGCTGCTTCAATTGGGGCTGGCGAATTCGGGGTTCGATTACCAACAGGACATTCGTTCGTGGGTGGGCGATCAGGCTGCCTTTGGGATTGGCAACCTAAGCCGCTTTGCCACGAAAGAGACGATCACGAAACTAACCCTCTACGAAGCGCCGATCTTGCTTGCCATTGAGGTGAAAGACAAAGCAAAAGCCGAGGCGTTCATCGATAAGCTGCTTGCCAACGCCCGTATTGAGCTTGAAAAATCGCCCGGTGAGGTGATCGCCTGGGATGCTGATGTTGTGCCAGTGGCGGTGCAGCTTTCCTCAGACCTGCTGCTCATTGGGACGACACAAGGGATTTCCCGCACGCTGATGCGCGATAGGAAGTTGAACCAAGACCCCGCCTTCCAATACGCACTCGGCTTGCTTAGTGCGCCCGCCTACAATGCCCTTGTCTATGTGGACACGCCGCAGTTGGGAAACTTGCTGCGGGCGAATATTGAGGGAGTGGGCGGCAATTTTGGACCGAGCGAACTCGTCTTGCTCCATCTTGGGGCGTTGGGGCAGTTGGCGGTAGGAGCGACCATCCTCGATGGGCGTTCGTTCGTCCTTGATGTGGCGCAGGTAATTGACCCAAAGATGGCAGCGGAGATGAGCATTACCCCGGGCACACGCCCAATCAACGAAGCCTTCTTGAAAATCCTTCCCCGGTCAGGGTTGATCGCCCAAAGCGCTGATTTTCCCAAGCAGCTTGATCTGATTATCGGGGCGCTGATCGCACAGACACGGCGAACAAGCGGCTTGGAATTGACCCGCGAGGGGATATTTGCCGAGTTTAGCAAACGCTTTCATGAGGCGACAGGTCTTGACCTGAACGCAGATGTCTTAGCCAACCTAGCCGATGCCGATTACGCCTCGTTCATTCGCTACATTCCGCCCCCACTGGGGCAGCCCACCCTCTTTGATAGGGCAATTGATCCGCAAGCGAAGGTATCTTTGAAAGACTTCGCCACCGGAATCGCTTTCCAGATCAAAGACCCGGCAAAGGGTGAGGCGCTGAAAAAGGCGCTTTACACCTCCCTAGAAAGAGCTAAAACAAACGGCGCACCGCTTGAGTTCGGGACAAAACAGATCGGAACGGTTGAGGTAAAGACGGTCACGATAAGCGCAGCGGGGCTGCCCGAACCGCTGAGCGTTGTCGTTGATTACATTGGAGAGGCTTTCGTCATAGCAACGGCGAATACCTTTGATGATATGGAAATCTTTGGGAGAGCGCCCCTTTATGAGGAAGCACGGGCATACGCGCTCCCCAATGCAACCTCCGTGTTCTATATGGATCAGGAAGGGCTAACCTTTCTAATGGATGCGAATGCCGCCAGCGCAGTGGGGACGAACCGCATTTTCCGGCGCATCATGCGTAACCTGCAAACAACCGCCACGCCGGAATCGCCAGACGCGGAATTGGTGGAGGACAGGCGCATCTTCCAAGAGGCGCTGGCAAATGGACGGAAGATCGCAACGGTGCTTAGCACCAGCACAATCAGCACAGCGGCAAGCCCGAAGGGGGATGCCCTAATCCGGTTTGTGGTTACCGTAGCCCGCTAG
- a CDS encoding metalloregulator ArsR/SmtB family transcription factor — protein sequence MITRREQSELLEFLKVLADENRLRMVALLNGAERNVGELAALLTISEPTTSHHLGKLRGVGLLNLRTEGNQRFYRLNPAMLKRFKKLIGDMEAVDTSTVVEADQRWVDALDLSEDDKKVLRDYAVEGKLTQIPMKQKKLLAILRWLASRFHAGVFYTEKEVNGLISEVYAEDYVSLRRNLIEFGYLRRERGGKRYWLTGEDETP from the coding sequence ATGATTACACGACGTGAGCAGAGCGAGCTGCTCGAATTTCTGAAGGTTTTGGCGGATGAAAACCGCCTGCGGATGGTTGCCTTGCTAAACGGGGCGGAACGGAATGTGGGCGAGTTGGCGGCGCTTTTGACGATCAGCGAGCCGACGACCTCACACCATCTGGGAAAGCTGCGCGGCGTTGGGCTGTTAAACTTGCGTACCGAGGGGAACCAGCGGTTTTACCGCCTGAATCCTGCGATGCTGAAGCGGTTTAAAAAGCTGATCGGAGACATGGAAGCAGTCGATACCAGCACAGTGGTGGAGGCTGATCAGCGATGGGTAGATGCCCTCGACCTGAGCGAGGACGATAAGAAGGTGCTGCGCGATTACGCGGTTGAGGGAAAGCTCACCCAAATTCCGATGAAGCAAAAAAAACTGCTGGCGATTCTGCGCTGGTTGGCAAGCCGCTTTCACGCCGGAGTGTTCTACACAGAAAAAGAGGTGAATGGGCTGATTAGCGAGGTCTACGCGGAAGATTACGTCAGCTTGCGCCGAAACCTGATCGAGTTTGGCTATCTACGGCGGGAGCGGGGTGGGAAGCGCTATTGGCTGACGGGAGAGGATGAAACGCCATAG
- a CDS encoding PIG-L family deacetylase: protein MSDQPSLEIKTVMAIYAHPDDPEFFSGGLLAKWGMAGKRLIYVLATSGDKGTDDPTMTADQLTALREAEQRAAAACAGDSTVIFLRYGDGTLAHTLDLRRDLTRVIRQHRPDVVITNDPATYYFKNGGINHPDHMAIGAAALAAVYPSARDRHTFEELWRNEGLEPHKVRQVYLSGTWHPTHKINITDVFERKIAAINEHHSQVKDPEGLLSRMRGSFEPDFGETEPIYVENYRVITLRV, encoded by the coding sequence ATGAGCGACCAACCTTCACTTGAAATCAAAACGGTCATGGCAATTTATGCACACCCTGACGACCCTGAATTTTTCTCTGGTGGGCTACTGGCAAAATGGGGGATGGCAGGTAAGCGTCTCATTTATGTGCTTGCCACCAGCGGCGACAAAGGGACGGATGATCCAACGATGACCGCCGATCAGTTGACAGCCCTGCGCGAGGCGGAACAACGTGCGGCAGCTGCCTGTGCCGGGGATAGCACAGTGATCTTCTTGCGTTATGGCGATGGGACGTTGGCGCACACCCTTGATCTCCGCCGCGACCTCACCCGCGTGATCCGCCAACACCGCCCCGATGTGGTGATTACGAACGATCCAGCGACCTACTATTTTAAAAATGGTGGAATCAACCATCCCGACCATATGGCGATTGGCGCAGCGGCACTGGCAGCCGTTTACCCCTCGGCGCGTGATCGGCATACCTTTGAGGAGCTTTGGCGCAATGAGGGACTCGAACCGCACAAAGTCCGTCAGGTGTACCTCTCTGGAACATGGCATCCCACCCATAAGATCAACATCACCGATGTCTTTGAGCGGAAGATTGCGGCGATTAATGAACACCATAGCCAAGTGAAAGACCCCGAAGGTTTGCTGAGCCGGATGCGCGGCAGTTTTGAACCCGATTTTGGCGAGACAGAACCAATCTATGTCGAAAACTATCGGGTGATCACCTTGCGGGTCTAG
- a CDS encoding VWA domain-containing protein: MEAQQEFDTRKLDTPLDKLTRRMAGRRSQTKTDRKRGRYIQARPAGERKDDIAFDATLRAAAPYQRRRAPQQLAYAIEMSDLQRKVRVKRAANLILFVVDASWSMAVTERMQATKGAIMSLLTDAYQRRDRVGLVVFQKDRASLVLPPTNSVVLAKKALADIPVGGKTPLAAGLFLALSVFNKEKHLHPDVMPLMILLTDGAGNVSMTDLPPQEEAHRIADQMHHQTIRTVTINMEHAAFDTGLAQRLADRLGGPCFTLGNLRAETLYEAVKLQLNG; the protein is encoded by the coding sequence ATCGAGGCGCAGCAAGAATTTGACACGCGCAAACTGGATACCCCTCTGGATAAGCTGACGCGGCGTATGGCGGGGCGGCGCAGCCAGACAAAAACAGATCGCAAACGCGGACGGTACATTCAGGCACGCCCCGCCGGGGAACGCAAAGACGATATTGCCTTTGATGCCACCCTTCGCGCCGCCGCCCCCTACCAGCGCCGCCGCGCCCCCCAACAACTTGCCTATGCGATTGAGATGAGCGACCTTCAGCGCAAGGTGCGGGTGAAACGCGCCGCCAACCTGATCTTGTTCGTTGTTGATGCCTCGTGGAGCATGGCAGTGACGGAGCGGATGCAAGCGACGAAGGGGGCGATTATGTCGCTTTTGACAGATGCCTATCAACGACGGGATCGGGTTGGGTTGGTCGTTTTTCAAAAAGACCGCGCCAGCCTCGTCTTGCCGCCCACAAACAGCGTCGTCTTGGCAAAAAAGGCACTTGCTGATATTCCCGTCGGCGGGAAAACGCCCCTCGCTGCTGGCTTGTTTTTGGCGCTCTCTGTGTTCAATAAGGAAAAACACCTCCACCCCGATGTGATGCCCCTCATGATTCTGCTCACGGATGGGGCGGGGAATGTCAGCATGACCGATTTGCCCCCGCAAGAAGAAGCGCACCGCATCGCCGATCAGATGCACCACCAGACAATCCGCACCGTGACCATCAACATGGAACATGCCGCCTTTGATACGGGCTTGGCGCAGCGCTTGGCAGATCGCTTGGGCGGTCCTTGCTTTACGCTTGGAAATTTGCGGGCAGAGACGCTCTACGAGGCGGTGAAACTCCAATTGAACGGGTAA